The Plasmodium vivax chromosome 12, whole genome shotgun sequence genomic interval TCAGGCAAATCGAAATAGACGTTTTCGTTTCCCTGGCTCACTCCGGATTTTGCTTCGAAAAAATACTCACCCCTGTAAATGAACTCTACCAAATTATGAGCTTTTTGGAGAGCTaccaaaatttatttgaaggTGACGATTTTCATTTATTCCAAAGCTCGAGCAACTTAATGCTGCGAATTATTTATTGCATGGTCCCTGTGTTTAATATGAACATTTATAACTACTCCATTGTTAATTATGTGCTGCGATTATTTATAAGGGATaacgaaaaatataaatatgtgttTGAACGATTGAAGGAAAATTACAACGATAAGGAAATTATTGACATTTCGAATTTTCAAAATCATATGTTGAATATTATCAACGCGTTTAAGAacacctccattttttctgccaAGGATTCCATACTGAACAAGCAGAATGACATTGAATTGTTTGACAACATAACTCGAAGAATAGAGAGCCAGTGGAATGGGTACAGAGATAGAGAGAAAAACTTGATGACCCCTCCACCGACCGTGGGTGGGTAGGGGGAGGAgattgttttttccccactcgCCGCGCTGTAAATTAAACAGTTGGCCACATCTCTAACGGGACCACGCCGCTTcttctgttttattttttaaatgtatatatgcaaagtaaaaaatatcctattttgtataatt includes:
- a CDS encoding hypothetical protein, conserved (encoded by transcript PVX_117315A); amino-acid sequence: MEKVISMREIITNTRKIKLHENFLEDCNLKDIFYSGLETVNCGYNDYVNIKTWLFVIAEKLFSDDYEELAYVACDALKVLLCNNRFLNVIIFKLLKKNLEKDILKIMGICCLTVASRMQQINESTCFKEILEMLDLKDKINEFNIRQIEIDVFVSLAHSGFCFEKILTPVNELYQIMSFLESYQNLFEGDDFHLFQSSSNLMLRIIYCMVPVFNMNIYNYSIVNYVLRLFIRDNEKYKYVFERLKENYNDKEIIDISNFQNHMLNIINAFKNTSIFSAKDSILNKQNDIELFDNITRRIESQWNGYRDREKNLMTPPPTVGG